One window of Cohnella hashimotonis genomic DNA carries:
- a CDS encoding amidohydrolase family protein: MKQDRINGIRIGEELFDITLDAESGTIASLTLANGSSYEKSESAMDANGLMYLPTLKDWHLHLDKHFLGEPWKPLQPFLDLPDQLRFEKSLLHALPTTAAERARRLLNRLLEMGTTSIRTHVDVDPEIGLRHLEDVLQIREEFRGIFDIEVVAFPQQGLLRSNSLSVMREAMRSGADLIGGVDPAGLDREVDISLEAMFELSAEYDAGVDLHLHDPGHLGLYTIERFIDLTVASGKRGRTAVSHAYCLGQVGEAESLEIAHKLREADVAIITSVPIDSSMPRVDQLLQAGVRVGVGCDNILDAWSPFGNGDLLARGSRLAEKLRWRTNQELLLAYPLITAAPLRPRVGDRADFMLVDAMNPMHALSSAPKREAVFAGGKLVGGSWHQDGAIPLPRAQVGS, translated from the coding sequence GTGAAACAAGACCGAATCAACGGGATCCGGATCGGCGAAGAATTATTCGATATAACCTTAGATGCGGAAAGCGGAACGATTGCTTCACTCACCTTGGCGAACGGCTCTTCCTATGAAAAGAGCGAATCGGCAATGGATGCGAACGGACTGATGTACTTGCCGACGCTGAAGGATTGGCACCTGCATCTCGACAAGCACTTTCTGGGGGAACCTTGGAAGCCGCTGCAGCCTTTCCTTGATCTCCCCGACCAGCTCCGATTCGAAAAGTCGCTTCTTCATGCGCTTCCGACGACTGCCGCGGAAAGAGCGCGCAGGCTGCTGAACAGGCTGTTGGAAATGGGAACGACCTCGATCAGAACGCATGTCGATGTGGATCCGGAGATCGGGCTAAGGCATCTGGAGGATGTTCTTCAAATAAGGGAAGAGTTCCGTGGGATTTTCGACATCGAGGTTGTCGCCTTTCCTCAGCAAGGTCTGCTTAGGTCCAATTCCCTTAGCGTTATGAGGGAAGCGATGCGATCGGGCGCTGACCTCATCGGTGGAGTCGACCCGGCCGGCTTGGACAGAGAGGTCGACATCAGTCTGGAGGCGATGTTCGAGCTGTCTGCGGAATACGACGCGGGGGTCGATCTGCATCTTCATGACCCTGGACATCTCGGCCTCTATACGATCGAGCGCTTCATTGACCTCACCGTAGCGTCGGGCAAACGAGGCCGCACGGCGGTCAGTCACGCTTATTGCCTCGGGCAAGTTGGCGAGGCGGAATCTCTCGAGATCGCTCACAAGCTGAGAGAAGCCGACGTCGCGATCATCACGAGCGTTCCGATCGATTCTTCCATGCCCAGAGTGGATCAACTCCTTCAGGCGGGCGTGAGGGTCGGCGTGGGCTGCGACAATATCCTTGACGCCTGGAGCCCGTTCGGCAACGGAGATTTGCTAGCCCGAGGGAGCAGGCTCGCCGAGAAGCTAAGATGGCGGACGAATCAAGAGCTGCTGCTCGCCTACCCCCTTATCACGGCCGCTCCGCTGCGTCCGAGAGTCGGAGATCGCGCTGATTTTATGCTTGTCGACGCCATGAATCCGATGCACGCGTTATCCTCCGCGCCCAAGCGGGAAGCGGTCTTCGCGGGAGGAAAGCTGGTCGGAGGAAGCTGGCATCAGGATGGCGCCATTCCGCTGCCGAGGGCGCAGGTCGGATCGTGA
- a CDS encoding ABC transporter permease, with protein sequence MRRAMLRSEWMKLKRHWILALMIVPGMGYLVLNNYLPMVGVIIAFKNIDYSYNGLLGKIIHSEWIGFSNFEYLFQSSDAWTITRNTILYNGTFIVLTTIVAVALAILLNEVRHRFFSRLYQSVILLPYLLSMVVVSYFVLAMLNEQNGFINKQALSQLGMEPISWYTEAKYWPYILTFVHLWKTAGYLCIVYLASIVGIDAEYYEAATVDGASRIHQIRMITVPLLKPTIVVMMLLAVGQIFYADFGLFYQVPLNSGAIQPTTDVIDTYVYRGLMKFGDIGMSSAAGLYQSTVGFVLVLLTNYMVRRRNRELALF encoded by the coding sequence ATGCGGCGAGCCATGCTGCGCTCGGAATGGATGAAGCTGAAGCGCCACTGGATTTTGGCACTGATGATCGTGCCGGGGATGGGCTATCTCGTTCTGAACAATTATCTGCCTATGGTCGGAGTGATCATCGCGTTCAAAAATATCGACTATTCCTACAACGGCCTGCTGGGCAAAATCATTCACAGCGAATGGATCGGCTTCAGCAATTTCGAATACTTGTTCCAATCCTCCGATGCCTGGACCATTACTCGCAATACGATTTTGTACAACGGAACGTTTATCGTGCTGACGACGATTGTTGCCGTTGCGCTTGCCATCCTGCTGAACGAAGTGCGCCACCGCTTCTTTTCCAGACTGTACCAGAGCGTCATCCTGCTTCCTTATTTGCTCTCGATGGTCGTTGTCAGCTACTTCGTTTTGGCGATGCTGAACGAACAGAACGGGTTCATCAACAAGCAGGCCCTTAGCCAGCTTGGCATGGAGCCGATCTCCTGGTATACGGAAGCCAAGTATTGGCCTTATATTCTGACGTTCGTTCATTTATGGAAAACGGCCGGGTACCTGTGCATTGTCTATCTTGCTTCGATCGTGGGGATCGATGCCGAGTATTACGAGGCGGCAACCGTTGACGGAGCGAGCCGGATCCACCAGATTCGAATGATCACCGTTCCGCTGCTGAAGCCCACGATCGTCGTCATGATGCTCCTCGCCGTGGGACAGATTTTTTACGCAGACTTTGGTCTATTCTATCAGGTTCCGCTCAATTCCGGCGCCATTCAGCCGACGACGGACGTCATCGATACATACGTCTACCGCGGCCTGATGAAGTTCGGAGACATCGGAATGTCGTCTGCGGCAGGCCTCTATCAATCGACGGTCGGGTTCGTCCTCGTTCTGCTCACCAATTACATGGTGCGCCGCAGAAACCGCGAACTGGCGCTGTTCTAG
- a CDS encoding carbohydrate ABC transporter permease, whose product MKPSLSSQAISHALIGAAALVCFLPFLLLVSASFTDEGSIIRHGYSFLPRAFSLDAYAYLLDQSATIVRAYGISALVTAAGTAIGLAISTLLAYPLSRPTMPCRGTATFLVFFTMLFHGGLVSFYLVYTDLLSVKNTIWALMLPNLLTNGFFILLMRSFFQTSIPAPIIESSYIDGANDFKIFVRMVLPLSLPILATIGLMTLISYWNDWMNGLIFITDTSLYSIQNLLYRMLADVQYLQNNNLNGIQTKSAGIPLTTVRMAIAVVGILPLLCAYPFFQKYFVKGLTIGAVKG is encoded by the coding sequence ATGAAGCCCAGCCTGTCGTCTCAAGCGATCTCGCACGCGCTGATCGGAGCAGCCGCTCTTGTTTGCTTTCTTCCCTTCCTGTTGCTTGTCTCCGCGTCCTTCACGGACGAAGGCTCCATCATTCGGCACGGCTATTCGTTTCTGCCGAGAGCCTTCAGCTTGGATGCCTATGCCTACCTGCTGGACCAATCCGCGACGATCGTCCGGGCTTACGGGATCTCCGCGCTGGTGACCGCGGCCGGCACGGCGATCGGTCTCGCAATCTCCACGCTGCTCGCTTATCCTTTATCCCGGCCGACGATGCCGTGCCGGGGAACCGCGACCTTTCTGGTGTTCTTCACAATGCTTTTCCACGGCGGGCTTGTCTCCTTCTATCTGGTCTATACCGATCTGCTCTCGGTTAAAAATACGATCTGGGCGCTGATGCTGCCGAATCTGTTGACCAACGGCTTCTTTATTCTTTTGATGAGAAGCTTCTTCCAGACCTCCATTCCGGCCCCGATTATCGAATCCTCCTACATCGACGGCGCCAACGACTTCAAGATCTTCGTCCGGATGGTGCTGCCGCTCTCGCTTCCGATCCTGGCGACCATCGGCTTGATGACGCTCATCTCCTATTGGAACGATTGGATGAACGGACTTATCTTTATTACCGACACCTCGCTCTACAGCATTCAGAATCTCCTCTATCGGATGCTTGCGGACGTTCAGTATTTGCAAAACAACAACCTGAACGGAATCCAGACGAAAAGTGCCGGGATTCCCCTTACGACCGTTCGAATGGCCATTGCCGTCGTCGGCATCCTGCCGCTGCTGTGCGCGTATCCGTTCTTCCAGAAGTACTTTGTCAAAGGGTTGACGATCGGCGCAGTAAAGGGTTGA